A genomic segment from Tuwongella immobilis encodes:
- a CDS encoding DUF6940 family protein, with amino-acid sequence MSDTLDSTLRNPMGPTMDAAAFEVIDDGELRRIRLLPSVGIMTVSQVLTAWRDTASWRDEWTAILAAMPFAAFRWELPPLTRQSLRMPFECVILNAPELHHEADPSAFAEHLSQHASVAVFANLGGDAMLIAPTEQADRAAYPHLAAFVRTAPRAQIHDLWQTVAQQLLAHPGDSPIWLSTAGAGVPWLHVRIDRQPKYFRYSPYATIRP; translated from the coding sequence GTGAGTGATACGCTGGATTCCACCTTGCGGAACCCAATGGGGCCAACGATGGATGCGGCCGCGTTCGAGGTGATTGATGACGGCGAGCTGCGGCGGATTCGTCTGCTGCCGAGTGTGGGAATCATGACCGTCTCGCAAGTGCTGACCGCATGGCGAGATACGGCGAGTTGGCGGGACGAATGGACGGCGATTTTGGCAGCGATGCCGTTTGCCGCGTTCCGCTGGGAGTTGCCGCCGTTGACTCGGCAGTCGCTCCGGATGCCGTTTGAGTGTGTGATTCTGAATGCCCCGGAGTTGCACCACGAAGCCGATCCATCCGCGTTTGCGGAGCATCTGTCGCAACATGCATCCGTGGCCGTGTTTGCGAATCTCGGCGGCGATGCCATGCTGATCGCACCCACGGAACAGGCCGATCGCGCGGCCTATCCCCATCTCGCGGCATTTGTCCGAACTGCCCCGCGAGCGCAGATTCATGATTTGTGGCAAACCGTTGCCCAGCAATTGCTTGCGCATCCAGGCGACTCGCCAATTTGGTTGAGTACCGCCGGCGCGGGGGTGCCGTGGCTCCATGTGCGAATCGATCGGCAACCGAAGTATTTTCGCTATTCGCCGTATGCCACCATCCGCCCGTGA